Within Spinacia oleracea cultivar Varoflay chromosome 4, BTI_SOV_V1, whole genome shotgun sequence, the genomic segment CAAATTAAGGAAATTAACAATATTTCAACCTCAACGGAGCTTTAAGGTTATGACAAGTCATCAATAATTGAAGCTTCCTCATAAAATCTAAAGAAACTTCGGCGAAATGCATCCTCCTTAAAACCCATGCAAGTAGACCTTATTCAACATTGGTTATGTGAACCATTAATGGTAGACCCAAAGTTAGCACATCGTACCTCTACTATGAATGCAACAAATTCGGCTCTTATGCAACAAAATCATAGCCTTACGCCCAAAGGGAAAACCATGACTCTTAcgatacaacaacaacaacaaaaccttagtcccaaaatgatttggggtcggtgTTTAAAAAAGCGCGCTTAAAGCGCTGAAGCTCGAAGCTCAAGGGCAAAGGGCTTAATCAGGTCTGAGCGAAGCGTTTGTGAAAAAGCGCACTGAAGCGCAATTAAGCGCATGAAGCGCAAAAGACGTATGAAGCGCGCTTTTTTGAGCTTCATTGaaattcttcttctttttaAAGTTTTCACATTAaaagcttttttttttatatgttgtTATTGTCTATTGGACCACATCCTATTAATCCTTAACAATAGAAAGTGGGCCAAGAgtccaaaagaaaagaaaaaaagaagatgACATATCCTTTTGGAAATAGCATAGCATATTTGTTTCCTAGTGGATATTACATGATAAACACTATGTtatattctttattttgttAAAACAAAGAGCAATAGGGAAGAAAATCTGATATTTATGTGTTTTTATCTATAATGgtaaagaaaccttgaattctTAAAAAGTGCGCTTCACTTCGATGAAGCTCGCACTTTGCGCTTAAGCTCTAGGACTCATATCGCTTTAGTGCGCTTTGCGCTTTTTTAAACACTGGgttcggctaacatgaatcgtcataggagatcgtcattgtaaCCAAATCAAACAAGAAAAAAGCGGGAAATTATACGAATAAAAAATGAAGAGgaagaaagtggaattaatgaaactaTATATTACATAAAATTATTATAAGGGATAATATAGTTTAAAACAAATATAAGTAAAATAAGCACATTTTAAAATAgcatttaaaaaaacaaaaaaaacaaggaaaaatAAAAGAGTCAAAATGGAAgatgtataagtcaaatgaagtcatcaacatatattttctctcttcactctgtcctatccaacgtCATATTCTCCTCAATCCCAATTAGGCTCATATcatgctcaatcaccttcctccaagttttcttaggtgtTCCCCTACCCCTTGAAATTCTATCACTTTTCCACCCTTCTAGCCTCCTAATCGGGGAATCGcttgatcttctgcttacatgcccaaaccatcttaaacgatttcccatcatcttaaactcaatcgatGCAACCCccactttcttcctaataatctcattcctcaaacgatccaTTCTTGTATggataacaaacaaaaaaacaaagacTTGATTTTTCAATTAGCCGTGTAGATATTCCATTCGCTCATCTAAAAGGATAAGAAATCAGCCTTTATTGAACTTACTTATGTATTCATAGAATTGCTAGTCTTACGTTTAGCTTGACATATAACTTGCATGTAATTGACCTATAATAGTATGTTCACCACTCCACCCCAAAAGCTCTGTTAAAatatgttctcctcaactaatTTAAATAAGTTGAAACAGAAATAAGTGTTTCTCACAAACATAAGCtaagttaaaaataaaaacaaattcaacaaaaaaaaaggttattttaAGCAAAACACAAGATAAGGCTCTTTTTTCCTTAGTAGAAGTATGTATAGACTCCgttttattcgacttattttataTGAACTCGTCTGAACTAACTTATCTAACTTGTCCAACATAATAAATTATAGCTCGCATCTATGCTCTCTAGGACACCAACAATTAGTCCCAAATGATTAGGGGTCGGCTAATATGAACCGTCCGTGAAACAtgaaataaaaaagtaaaagtttatgttaaagagagtaAACACATAAAATTGAGAAAGTAAGGATGAGATTGTGAGAGTAACGAGACATGAAAAATAGGGAACAAAAAAACATGGTCGGTTTAAacaaaaaagacaaggatgctaaaaataaaataaaaaaggttTGCAATGGAAAATAGAAAAACAAGTCATGTTAAGTTGGCGGTATATATTATCTCCCTTCAATCCGCTCTATCTCAAGCCATATTTTCTTCAATCCCCAATAAATTCATACTGAACTCTATCACCCTCTTTCAAATTTGTTTTAGTCTTCCCCTACCACTCACAATTTCGTCAGTTTGCCACTCTTTGAGCCTTATAACCAACACATCATTTGGTTTTCGTCTTACATGGTTAAACCACCATAAtcgattttccatcatcttgtTCTCACTCGGTGtaacccctactttcttcctaattaCCTCATTCCAAAAGCAAAGTTTTCTTGTATGGCGACACATCCAACGCAATATACGTATCTTCGTCGCATTCATCTTATGAGTGTGACATTGTTTCAGAAGTCCCAACTCCCAACCCAACATTATGTATCATATAACATGCAAGTCTAATTGGCATAGAAATTCCCTTCGGTCTATAGGGCATGCCATAGAAACCCCGTAGCACTCTTCCAACCGGGCAACATCTCCGACCAACCCCCCTTCCTTTTTAATAATAGATCCTAGATATCGGAAGAAGTTTGCACCTTGAAAGTCCTCCCATCAAAGGTGGATCGTCTCTGCCTCCCTCGCTAAACTTACACTCCAACGTTCTATCTTACTTCTGCTCTACTTAAAGCCACGGGATTCCAAAGTATGTATCCACAGTTCCAACTCACTTTCCACGCATTCTTTTGTCTCATCCACATGCACCATGGTATACTGGAATTGAACTTGtcaattagttaataataatataatctaCAAACAACATGCACCTTGGCATACAGTTTTGAATTGAACTCTTCAATTCGTCCATAACCATGTCAAAAAGGGAAGGGGTAAGTGTGAATCATCTATGCTCTCTATGCAATGTAATTTCACACATATCCTCAAAGACTTTTTGCATGTTTTCCTTTCACATTTTGTCATTTGACTTAGGGAATTATCACCCAATATActtaaacaaaaaagaaaaaggaacatCAAGTACTCACAAGGTACCCTACACTACAATTTAATTCAAATAACACCACcttaaagtactccctccgttccacaatgatgttccaatttagaattttgacactattcataattgaagagaatcttctaaattatttcttaatacataagaaaaaacatattcattTGGGGTGTTGTTTGATTTGATTCAATGAATACTTtaataatatcaaaattttataatttttattaatgcaGAATTAGAAATAAGAACGATGCAaaatgtgcattggcaaactTGAAAAGTGTAAATTGGAACTATCATAAGAAGTAATAATATCAAACACAATTAGAAAGAAGTCAAATTCAATTAAGAAACCCAATCCGACTTGATTATGACACCATGGTGGGAATATTAAAAATACATATCACCAAAGTGATTCCACCATAAGCTAGGCCATCAAAATGTTATAGGGAAAAGTAATGATCTCGACTCTTAAGTGCACAACCTAATTTGACTTTTATTATAAAACTACAATAATTTTCAACCTTTATCCAAGTATTGGTTGAGATGAGCCTAGCAAAAGTGTGTTTTCATAGTAAATCAATATAGTTTCTACTAAATAAATGGTCAAACTTATCAAGTTTTGACCCCAAAATCAAATATGCCCTATTATTATGTATTGAAAGAAAAAGATTAGAAAAAGAATGGTGTTTCTTTAACCCATAAACGAGAACAATGCATAATATTTTCGGGGAAATCTGAAATGATAATGGCTTGCGTCCAATGCAAGTGGTCTTTTGGAACTATTTATGTGAATCAAGTCTATTGGTACGAACAAACCAGAGATTCTTATTGGTGCCAACAAATAAGTGTACCAATACTTAGTTTGTATCAATTGTGCACTAATTTAGTACCAACGAACATACTCCCTTTGATTCGATTTAATGGTTACACTTTAACTTTTCACGCTTGCTAATGTAAATATGGTACGATAAAATTAAAGAGAGTTTAAAGAGTTACAAGAGAGTTTGATCCCAAAATACATCCGAAACGAACCCCGGAGGTTgttcaaaatattcaaaattaatactccgtgtctttaattttgtatttgtaaaaaaagtacaaaattttgatatttcAAAGTACACATCGAGACGAATCAAAACCATAACACTATTATTTCCTTATATATATCACAAATAaacatcaaattaaaatttgtaaatagtgtcaaaaatcaAATGTAACCATTatatcaaaacaaaacaaatgggtagttgttagtACCAATAAAAGTTGTTTGTGTCCAAAATTAACACAAGCCACCATTGATTTAGACAACCCTATATTCAATTTAGGGTTACAAATGCACTACccataattaaaaattatataacttgatattttgaaaatatcacAAATCCAATCCAATAAGATCTCCATTGTTCTATACTATGGTACaattaaaaaaagaattaaaaaaacaCTTAATTCacaaaaattaaacaataaaaaaaaaatccataccTCATCTTCCAATGGAGGTACCCAATTTCCATGAACCCACTCTCTATGGAGCCGCAAATCTGAGTCCTTGAACTCATGTTGGTCTCTTGTAGGTCTAAAATACACAGAGTATTGATTATCTTGAAGAACTTGAGTGATCACACCTTCCCACCACCCATCATTATAGGAAACATCAACTTCTTCATCCAATTTAAAAACCCTATTGATTTCCCTTGGTGCAGTTGGTCTAATCTGTACCAAATCGACCTTCTCTTTTAGAGGGGTTGATTCATCATCTGCCAACAATGTCTCATATTCAATCAACACTTTCTTGTCATTTTTTGCTGGTGCTTTAACCACTGTTCCACAGAACCATGCCCCACGAAAACCATCTTCATCTATGCTGATTTCGACTTTTGCGCCCTTTTTGAACTGGAAATCAGACATGTCTATCAGTCTATGTATGCTGGGTTTTGGTGTAGAAAGCAGGGGAAAACAGGGGTGTTGAAGTGAGATTGAAATACaaagagattgagggtttgatATAGAGTTGAGGAGGGAGACAACTATGGGGTTATTGTGAAATGAGGGTGTTGGAGAAGAGTGAGGACCAAagtaagttagggttttagtttTTGCTATTTAGGGCAATAGTCAAATCATGTTCTTTTGGACTTGTTTTTAAGTTAATTTTAAGTTTAGCTTGGTTCAGGCCTTCGGTCCTATTTGACCCGATAATAAAAAAGCCCAATAAGGTATAGATATGAAATAGTATAACACTACAAGAAGTATGATAAGGCCAATTACAAAGTGATCTGGTACGATAAATCACGTAAAATTGAGTTAATTTAGGCTAATGGACGTAAGCACGACATGACACAATGAGGGCACACGGGCTTCGATGGTCCTCTCAAAATTTTGAGCACGACATGAAGCTAATGGGTTTAGAATAGGGTAGGCTTATTTGAGGTCTAAGGTTTGTGGACTTAACACGAAACAcgacccacaaccatctttaagtTTTACTCTATAATACATTTCTATTTAGATACATTTGGTCCATAAAACCAAGGTCTTTGACCCACATTTCGATTTAGATTGGGAAAACCAATCTCACTCTTAAGTACTTCATCTGTTCTTATTTAGTTGACACACTTTGACTTTAGCAACATTCATACATCATCTTTTGTCCAAATTTTGTTGCTTATGCGTAAAAtgaaatatagtcatgtgaaaTCTTGCTAAATTTGTCTtactaaatattttttaaaatactaACTTTTTGTAATTTTTCCTTTTACATAATTAAATggattttttttccatttaacaccttaaaaaaaatagtttttgtaattaaacaccttacttattttttattatatttaaacaccttaaaaatctaaaaatttataaatcaacACCGCTTAACGATTTCCATAAGAAAAAAAACGTTGATTTTTAATCTTGCTATaatttccaaatcataattTGATGGTAGAAGGAGTTGTTTACCACCATATCATGCCTTGGGAACTTTAGCATAGTTAAAAACTAATGTTTTTTCTAACAAAAATCGTCAAGTGGTGTTGATATCTAAAAAATTTcgttttttaaggtgtttaaaaacaataaaaaataagtaaggttaaattacaaaaactagtttttttaaggtgttaaatgacaaaaaatcctaattaaatatattaataataataaattatatttcgTATATTGACAAATGTAACTAAAGCAATGTGTCAACTAGATAAGAATATGTAAGGATAGTATTAGACTATTAGTCACACATCCAAACTTATAATGGTTGGAAGATCCAGAATTAGCCTGACCCTTAAAAATAACATCTTGGAAGTTAAACGGTAAATTTAATTTGGCGGGACACTTTTACCGCGACAATAAGTTTGAATATTTATTAGTTGAAGTCTTACACCAGAACACAAACACACAGTTCTCAACCAGCTGCAAACACCCATGAACATGGCAAGGCAAAACCTGCCTTTCGCCATTAAATCTGCATTAAAAACCACAATCAACTCCTTAATTTTAGAAACCCATTTGTCCAATTGCCAAAATTTGTTCCAATTCAATGAAATCCTTTGTCAAACAATCTCCACCGGCCTTATAAAAGACACTTACGCCGCGAGCAGAATCCTTCAATTTTCGGCAAGTTTGTCGTTCGCTAATCTTGATTACTCTCGCCGAATATTTGATCAGCTTGAGAATTCAAATGGGTTTATCTGGAATACCATGACGAAGGCTTATTTAGTCAGGAATTTGAATCAGAATGTCATCACTTTGTATAAAAGCATGCGATACTGTAATATTAGTCCTGATAGTTATACTTATCCTATTCTGATTCAAGCTTGCTCTATTCGGTTTCCAGAATTAGGAGGGAACGCGATTCATGGGCATGTATGGAAGATGGGTTTTGATTCTGACATCTATGTGAGGAACACACTGATCAAGATGTATGCTGTTTGTGGCTCTATGAGAGATGCACGCCAAGTGTTTGATGAAAGTCCTGAGTTAGATTCAGTTTCATGGAACTCAATTCTAGCAGGGTACATTCAGAGTGAAGATTTAGAAGCAGCCAAAGAGCTGTATGATCTGATGCCGAAAAGGGATATATTTACAGCAAATTCAATGATTGTTTTGTTTGGTAAATTGGGTCATGTAGCTGAAGCACGCCAATTATTTGATGAAATGAGAGAGAGGGATAAGGTTTCATGGAGTTCTCTGATCTCGTGTTACGAGAAAAACGAGTTTTATCAAGAAGCTCTATCTCTGTTCAAGGAAATGGTGACTAATGGAGTTCTAATGGATGGGGTTGTTCTTTTAAGTAGCATTTCTGTATGTTCCAACTTGTATGATCTTCATTCAGGAAGAATGATTCATGGGTTAGCTATCAAAATCGGGGCTGATTCTTATGTAAACTTACAGAATGTCTGCATTCACTTATATGCTCGATGTGGGGATATAATGGCTGCTGAGAAGCTGTTTCAAAGCAGCCAGAAGTTGGATCAGGTATCCTGGAACTCGATGTTATCTGGGTACATGAAGTGTGGGATTCTGGAAAAAGCTCAATCATTGTTTAACATCATTCCAATGAAAGATGTAGTTTCATGGAGTTCAATGATATCTGGGTATGCTCAACATAACCAGTTTTCTGAGACCTTGAAATTGTTCCAACAAATGCAACAAGAAGGGAAAATTAACCCTGATGAAGCGGTGTTAGCTAGTGTTGCTTCAGCCTGCACCAACTTAGCTGCACTTGATCAAGGAAAGTGGATTCATTCTTACATGAGAAAAAATGGGATAGAAATTAGTGACATTCTTGGTACTGCTTTGATAGACATGTACATGAAATGTGGATGTGTTGAAAATGCAGTAGAAGTGTTTCATGAAATGGATGACAGAGTGGTTTCTGTTTCTGTTTCTACTTGGAATGCTATCATTCTTGGTTTAGCCATGAATGGATTTGCTGATAAAGCACTCGGGTTTTTCTCAGAGATGATAAACTATGGTGTGATTCCGAATGAGATAACTTTTACAGGAGTTCTTGGAGCTTGTCGCCATATGGGATTAGTTGATGATGGGCAACACCATTTCAGGTCCATGGTTAGAGATCACGGTATAGAACCGAATGTGAAGCACTATGGATGCATGGTGGATCTTCTTGGACGGGCGGGTTTTCTCAAAGAAGCAGAGGAACTTATAGTGAATATGCCAATGGAACCTGAAATGACCACTTGGGGTGCACTTCTTGGTGCTTGTAAGAAACACGGTGATAACGTTATGGGAGAACGGGTTGGAAGGAAGCTTGTTGAGCTGCATCCTGAGAATGAGGGGGTTCGTGTAATGTTGTCTAATATCTGTGCTTCGAAAGGTGATTGGGGTGATGTACTTGAGATCTGGCAAAAAATGGGAATGTATGGAACAGATAAAGCTCCAGGATGGAGTTTAATTCAAGGCAATGGATATTCTTGATCCATGTCATATAACAAAGACAATACAAGCAAAATACAGGAGTAAACCTGATCAACTATAGCTAGGGGTGTAAGTGGATTAAGAAAAGTCCAAAGTCCAATCCAATCCAGTCCAAACTTGTCGGACTGGATCGGACTTGTAAAAATTTGGATCGGACTCGGACTCGGACTCAAATTACCAAGTCCAATTATTTTTGGACTGGACTTGGACTCAACCTTTTGTAGTCCAAAAATCCAATTAAATAAAAAGTTTTATGATATTATTTATAGATAAACATATGCACTTTAAAAGTTTTGTGAAATATGTGATATTTGGGCCTTTAATAACTATgtgcaacaaaaaaaacaaccaaaatATTACATTCCATATAAAACCCACATCAACCTCTTTCTCTTTGCTTTTCTCGTCGGTTGTGATGGTTGATTATTGAgctttaatatattttaaaattttgtttttttaagaaCTATAAACTTTTTTTGGCCAAGTATTTTGATGTGTAAGACATATTGTTATTTACAATTATATCTATTGCTTAATGGCTAGTTATTTAAGCTTTATGGAAGAGTCTTGTCGTTATAggtattaaaacatttcataccCAATATTTAGTACTCGTACATTTTGTTTTATGTGGCAGAAAAGTTAGTCGGTAGCAATATTATTTGCATTATGATCGAACCATTTGAATttacttttttatataaaaaaatttaaaatgaagtttcttttctaaaaaaaaaatggacCAGATTGGACTGGATTCGGATTCAAGAAACTTTTCATGGATCGGACTCGATAAAAGTTTGGATCGGACTCGGACTCAAATATCCAAGTCCAAAAAATTTTGGATTGGATTTGGACTGCAAAATCCAGTCCATCCAATTTACACCCCTAACTATAAACCAGCCCGACCCAACACGAAAAAGTACGGGTTTTGACAACCTAAAACACGCCTTTTAAGACTAAAGCCTGAGCCCGGCCCGAAGCCCATTCAGGACCGGAAAGCTTGTCCAAGTTAACGGGTTTGCGCATGATTTTTTGTGCTAAAGCATGATCCAAAGCCCATTAAGGCCCGGAAAGCCCGCTCCAAATTTATGGGTTTGGGGATGATTTTTTGCGTTAAATCCCGGCCGGGCCTGAATCTTGATCACCTATGTACAGAAGGGATTGCTTTCCAAATTTGAACTGGAAAGCCATGCCATAAAACAATCGAGAATTACTGAAATTCGGACATGAAGAAACAGCTTTCTGTGGATGTGTAGTGAGTATACATGGGAGATTTCTTATACAAAAAGAGTGGAAATTATACAAAATGCGAATAATATCTTTTCTGAAACCATGGCAGCCTATGATGACTGCTGCCTGCTGGTTTGAATCCGAGACATAGAAGGAAGTTATACAGGTTATTTACCTTCTCAAAAGGAGAAATATCAGGATTTCAGAAATTTCATGCACAAAGTACAGCTGAGTGGCATCTATCTGATTTCTGAGTTGATGGTTCCATAATTCTTTCAAGTGACCTTTCCCCAATCATCTCTCTTTGCGCTTCTCTCCTTTAGATGCAAACAAAATGCTCCTAAACTCAACAGTTTCCACTTCTGCAAATTCTCTTAAATATAAGTTTTGGGCTTCCTCGCTTCCTCCAATAACCAGTTGTGAAAGTTTTTTCAGAGAACAAATACTCTGAATATTCTGGCACATTTCAGATAATGTCAGGATCAAACTTACTATTAGGTTTTCCTGCTTCCAAAACAACCTGCTTGAGCTACCACAATTCCAGGATCAAACTTACTATGATGAGAATGAGACAAAACTTGAGTGGATTTAATCAAGCAATCTGCATCAGCAAATAGTTCGATAACAGAGGCCTCAAGTCCTCAACCCTGCATAAAATGTTACCAAAGGATAAAGGATAGATGATTCAGAATGTAACTTTGTATAATTGTATGTGTTTCTGAGTTCCTGCTCTGAAATGTTTGCTTAGAAATGAAAATTTCACCTTCGGTTGACAAATCCTCCAGAATGACTTGATTTATACTTCCATGTCCTATATTCTACAACGCTCCGTTCCTTCAGTCAACACTCATTCTGCAACAATTTGCTATGCAACCCAGATTTCCAATTTTC encodes:
- the LOC110792922 gene encoding pentatricopeptide repeat-containing protein At3g22690-like — translated: MNMARQNLPFAIKSALKTTINSLILETHLSNCQNLFQFNEILCQTISTGLIKDTYAASRILQFSASLSFANLDYSRRIFDQLENSNGFIWNTMTKAYLVRNLNQNVITLYKSMRYCNISPDSYTYPILIQACSIRFPELGGNAIHGHVWKMGFDSDIYVRNTLIKMYAVCGSMRDARQVFDESPELDSVSWNSILAGYIQSEDLEAAKELYDLMPKRDIFTANSMIVLFGKLGHVAEARQLFDEMRERDKVSWSSLISCYEKNEFYQEALSLFKEMVTNGVLMDGVVLLSSISVCSNLYDLHSGRMIHGLAIKIGADSYVNLQNVCIHLYARCGDIMAAEKLFQSSQKLDQVSWNSMLSGYMKCGILEKAQSLFNIIPMKDVVSWSSMISGYAQHNQFSETLKLFQQMQQEGKINPDEAVLASVASACTNLAALDQGKWIHSYMRKNGIEISDILGTALIDMYMKCGCVENAVEVFHEMDDRVVSVSVSTWNAIILGLAMNGFADKALGFFSEMINYGVIPNEITFTGVLGACRHMGLVDDGQHHFRSMVRDHGIEPNVKHYGCMVDLLGRAGFLKEAEELIVNMPMEPEMTTWGALLGACKKHGDNVMGERVGRKLVELHPENEGVRVMLSNICASKGDWGDVLEIWQKMGMYGTDKAPGWSLIQGNGYS